A single region of the Nicotiana sylvestris chromosome 6, ASM39365v2, whole genome shotgun sequence genome encodes:
- the LOC104212264 gene encoding putative FBD-associated F-box protein At5g56700 isoform X1, giving the protein MWIIANDIISIQKILAAMEGMEGTDQISELPVSILEHIQSLLVVKDALNTSTLSKAWNSAWASLSCLNFGDDIFSKSKNIVSRILADRQKQNISVRKFMVKLPYASLTSNYVDNWINILLACNIKELSIEVERTHTYIKLPEAIFAAKALNMLRLGGFNLELPSDGIKFSSLRELYLADSFLDEQLLQALCASCSNLEVLSLSGFHGPISLQVAGTLPKLRAVYLEDCPDQFQMVDIAAPNLKDLEISSFCEDLHVIKITACKSLKHLELLTVEAVTDQWLEELLPNIPNLEIFHLSCCSLLKTVNISSDRLKYFQVTACNNLIEVDLDTPNLLGFLSDVRYGEDTVDPLPTFNLKASNLLEACLCLIPETLDNPWYSKLIKSLGNFNHCNAITLCCENDKEIVIPKDMRENLLPPLYDAKCLHVTIMNPLNHSVVDVVDSLLWISPQLDSLYFGCGTEDLKTLKFTSRDAADDEDEKPCCASMPWKCWRHELKKVKLNNFTCTELQELRNYLLTNTDILEEIIEVPP; this is encoded by the exons ATGTGGATTATTGCAAATGACATCATTTCGATTCAAA AAATTTTGGCAGCAATGGAAGGGATGGAAGGGACAGATCAAATTTCGGAACTGCCAGTGTCGATTTTGGAGCACATCCAGTCTTTACTTGTTGTTAAAGATGCTCTGAACACTAGTACATTGTCCAAGGCTTGGAACAGTGCTTGGGCTTCCCTCTCCTGCTTAAATTTTGGTGATGATATTTTCAGCAAGTCAAAAAACATTGTGAGTCGAATTCTAGCAGATCGGCAAAAGCAGAACATTTCTGTGCGAAAGTTCATGGTAAAGTTACCATATGCTTCGTTAACctctaattatgtggataattggattAATATACTGTTAGCCTGTAATATCAAAGAGTTGTCTATAGAGGTTGAACGCACACACACTTACATCAAGTTGCCTGAAGCAATCTTTGCTGCCAAAGCTCTAAACATGCTTCGTTTAGGCGGATTTAACCTCGAACTACCCTCTGATGGCATAAAATTTTCATCTTTGCGAGAGTTATACCTTGCTGACTCGTTTCTGGACGAGCAATTACTTCAAGCTCTATGCGCAAGCTGTAGCAATTTAGAAGTTTTGTCTTTAAGTGGATTTCATGGACCAATCAGTTTACAAGTAGCAGGAACTTTACCTAAACTAAGGGCGGTATATTTGGAAGATTGCCCAGATCAATTCCAGATGGTTGATATTGCAGCGCCTAATCTTAAAGACCTTGAAATTAGCTCCTTTTGTGAGGACCTACATGTAATTAAGATAACTGCTTGCAAATCCCTAAAGCATTTGGAGCTCTTGACTGTTGAGGCTGTCACTGACCAATGGTTAGAGGAGCTTCTTCCAAATATACCCAACCTTGAAATCTTTCACTTATCTTGTTGTTCGTTGTTGAAGACCGTGAATATCTCAAGTGATCGGCTCAAGTATTTCCAAGTAACTGCGTGCAATAATCTGATTGAGGTTGATCTAGATACTCCTAACTTACTAGGATTCTTATCTGATGTTCGTTATGGAGAAGATACTGTTGATCCCTTGCCCACATTCAATCTGAAAGCTTCAAATCTGCTGGAAGCTTGTCTCTGTTTGATCCCAGAAACCCTTGACAATCCTTGGTACTCTAAGCTGATAAAGTCTCTTGGTAACTTTAATCATTGCAATGCTATCACTCTATGCTGTGAGAATGACAAG GAGATAGTTATACCAAAAGACATGAGAGAGAACTTGCTTCCTCCACTTTATGATGCTAAGTGTTTGCATGTAACAATTATGAATCCATTGAATCATTCAGTTGTGGACGTTGTGGATAGTTTGCTTTGGATTTCTCCTCAACTGGACAGCCTGTATTTTGGCTGCGGGACTGAAGACTTAAAGACCCTGAAG TTTACATCCAGAGATGCAGCTGATGATGAAGACGAGAAACCTTGTTGTGCATCGATGCCTTGGAAATGTTGGAGGCATGAACTAAAGAAAGTTAAATTGAACAACTTTACATGTACGGAGCTGCAAGAGTTGAGAAACTACCTTCTCACAAATACAGATATATTGGAGGAAATAATTGAAGTTCCACCATAA
- the LOC104212264 gene encoding putative FBD-associated F-box protein At5g56700 isoform X2 — translation MWIIANDIISIQTMEGMEGTDQISELPVSILEHIQSLLVVKDALNTSTLSKAWNSAWASLSCLNFGDDIFSKSKNIVSRILADRQKQNISVRKFMVKLPYASLTSNYVDNWINILLACNIKELSIEVERTHTYIKLPEAIFAAKALNMLRLGGFNLELPSDGIKFSSLRELYLADSFLDEQLLQALCASCSNLEVLSLSGFHGPISLQVAGTLPKLRAVYLEDCPDQFQMVDIAAPNLKDLEISSFCEDLHVIKITACKSLKHLELLTVEAVTDQWLEELLPNIPNLEIFHLSCCSLLKTVNISSDRLKYFQVTACNNLIEVDLDTPNLLGFLSDVRYGEDTVDPLPTFNLKASNLLEACLCLIPETLDNPWYSKLIKSLGNFNHCNAITLCCENDKEIVIPKDMRENLLPPLYDAKCLHVTIMNPLNHSVVDVVDSLLWISPQLDSLYFGCGTEDLKTLKFTSRDAADDEDEKPCCASMPWKCWRHELKKVKLNNFTCTELQELRNYLLTNTDILEEIIEVPP, via the exons ATGTGGATTATTGCAAATGACATCATTTCGATTCAAA CAATGGAAGGGATGGAAGGGACAGATCAAATTTCGGAACTGCCAGTGTCGATTTTGGAGCACATCCAGTCTTTACTTGTTGTTAAAGATGCTCTGAACACTAGTACATTGTCCAAGGCTTGGAACAGTGCTTGGGCTTCCCTCTCCTGCTTAAATTTTGGTGATGATATTTTCAGCAAGTCAAAAAACATTGTGAGTCGAATTCTAGCAGATCGGCAAAAGCAGAACATTTCTGTGCGAAAGTTCATGGTAAAGTTACCATATGCTTCGTTAACctctaattatgtggataattggattAATATACTGTTAGCCTGTAATATCAAAGAGTTGTCTATAGAGGTTGAACGCACACACACTTACATCAAGTTGCCTGAAGCAATCTTTGCTGCCAAAGCTCTAAACATGCTTCGTTTAGGCGGATTTAACCTCGAACTACCCTCTGATGGCATAAAATTTTCATCTTTGCGAGAGTTATACCTTGCTGACTCGTTTCTGGACGAGCAATTACTTCAAGCTCTATGCGCAAGCTGTAGCAATTTAGAAGTTTTGTCTTTAAGTGGATTTCATGGACCAATCAGTTTACAAGTAGCAGGAACTTTACCTAAACTAAGGGCGGTATATTTGGAAGATTGCCCAGATCAATTCCAGATGGTTGATATTGCAGCGCCTAATCTTAAAGACCTTGAAATTAGCTCCTTTTGTGAGGACCTACATGTAATTAAGATAACTGCTTGCAAATCCCTAAAGCATTTGGAGCTCTTGACTGTTGAGGCTGTCACTGACCAATGGTTAGAGGAGCTTCTTCCAAATATACCCAACCTTGAAATCTTTCACTTATCTTGTTGTTCGTTGTTGAAGACCGTGAATATCTCAAGTGATCGGCTCAAGTATTTCCAAGTAACTGCGTGCAATAATCTGATTGAGGTTGATCTAGATACTCCTAACTTACTAGGATTCTTATCTGATGTTCGTTATGGAGAAGATACTGTTGATCCCTTGCCCACATTCAATCTGAAAGCTTCAAATCTGCTGGAAGCTTGTCTCTGTTTGATCCCAGAAACCCTTGACAATCCTTGGTACTCTAAGCTGATAAAGTCTCTTGGTAACTTTAATCATTGCAATGCTATCACTCTATGCTGTGAGAATGACAAG GAGATAGTTATACCAAAAGACATGAGAGAGAACTTGCTTCCTCCACTTTATGATGCTAAGTGTTTGCATGTAACAATTATGAATCCATTGAATCATTCAGTTGTGGACGTTGTGGATAGTTTGCTTTGGATTTCTCCTCAACTGGACAGCCTGTATTTTGGCTGCGGGACTGAAGACTTAAAGACCCTGAAG TTTACATCCAGAGATGCAGCTGATGATGAAGACGAGAAACCTTGTTGTGCATCGATGCCTTGGAAATGTTGGAGGCATGAACTAAAGAAAGTTAAATTGAACAACTTTACATGTACGGAGCTGCAAGAGTTGAGAAACTACCTTCTCACAAATACAGATATATTGGAGGAAATAATTGAAGTTCCACCATAA